The DNA window AGGTGTCGAGAGACCATGTCTTCGACGTGGCTCCCGGGGCCATCCTGTCGCCGGAAGACCAGGGGAGCGTAAACATAGCGGCGGTCCGCGGTCTCTTCGTCCTCGACCTGCGGGACGACCCGTTCAATCCGCGGCGCGGATCGTTCCATTCCGGCTCGGCGGAGTTCGCGTCGGTATTTCTCGGATCCGAAGTCGACTATTACAAGCTTGCGGGGCAGACCAGCTGGTATTTCCCGGTATTCCGTAAAAACAGCTTCGTTCTATCCGGGCGTGCGGGGTACGTCCGTCCCTTGCGCGAGACCCTGCAGGTCCCGATCCAGAAACGGTTTTTCCTCGGGGGCCGGACGACGGTGCGGGGCTTCAAGGAAGATTCCCTCGGCGCGCGCGCGACGGACGGCACGCCGACCGGCGGAGATTACATGCTGAACCTGAACTCCGAGTTCCGCGTTCCGTTGCAGTACGGTTTCAACCTGGCGTTCTTCGTCGACGCCGGAAGCGTATGGTTCAGCGGGATTCCGGACGCCGGGTTCGACCTTCGGGAAAGTGCGGGAACGGGCCTGCGATACATAACGCCGATCGGCCCTATAAGTCTCGATTACGGGTGGAAGCTGGACCGCCGCGAGGGTGAATCCCGCTCCGAGTGGCACTTCACGATCGGAGCCGTGTTCTGATCGGCGCTCTCGGTGCGTTACCGTATTTTTTTAACTGGAACACTAAGCCAGCGCAGGCACCGCTTCCTTGCGGATGACGCGTGTCTTCGCGATCCTGTCACCGAGGCGCAGCCGGTCAGGGGAGCGGAACATCGCGGCGGTTTCGACGACAAGCGCCAGCGGGAGCGCGTAGGGGATGAGAAACAGGACGTTCCGGAACGACGAATCCACGAAGGAAATGGACCGCCCGTCCATGTGGACGACGCGTATTCCCATGACTTTTTTCCCGATGCTCTGGCCGGAAAATATGCCGTCCCGGAAAACGATGTAGATCATCGAAAGGAAAACTCCCCAAAAATGGTAAGTGGCGCCGAGACCGTAGAATAAAGTGATGAAAAGGATCAAGTTGATCAGGAGCGCCAGGGACCGGGTCTGCCAATCCGCCGGAACGGATGCTTCCGTCATGGGTTCACCTCATAAGGAAATATAATCATATTAACCGGTTTCCTCCTTTCTCGTCATGCGGAAATCATGGTAATTTCTCATGATGCAGTCGTCGGGAAATCATGGTTCCGGCGTGAGGATACGCTGGAAAGCTCCGTTCGCAGGCGTGGTGCTCGGCATCGTAGCCTGCACCGCGGCGGCCTTGGGTATTTACTCCGGTTGGGGGGCGGCGTGGGGGTCCTTCGCCTTGCCCGCCGTCGCGGGGGAACTGCTGGCGGCCGCCGGTCTGTTCTTATTTCTCGATCGGCGGATTTTCCGGCCCGCGGAGCGTTGGGGCAAGCAAGCGTCCGCCCCGGAGGGGACTTCCTTTTCTTCCGATGCAGGCCTGCTCGCGCCTCTGGCCGCCGCCGTCGCCGTAAGGGGCGAACGGACCAAGGCGGAACTCGAAGTGGAAATCCGGAAGCGTGAAGAGAAACTGCGCCAGATCGAGTCGCTGAGGCGCGATCTGGAGGAAACGAAAGTCCATCTCCAGGCGAAAATCCAGGACCTCCGCACCATTTACGAGGTTTCCACCGCCATCGCCGGGACGCTGGACCCGGACGAGATTTTCCGCATTCTCCCGGAGCGGGTCATGGGGACCCTCGGGCTGAACGATTTCGCCATCCTCATGTACGACCCGGACCAGCGCATGTTGATATGTCGAGCCGGCGCGGAAATGTCGGCCGGCCTCGCGGGGGAGTTCAGGATCCCCCCCGGCGAAGGCGTGTCGGGCAGGGTGTTCGAGACGGGGGAGCCTGTCTATATCCCCGATGTGCGGTCCTCACCCGAATTCCGTTATTACAACGGGGCGCGGATGGACGTGCGCTCGTTCATGTGCGTGCCTCTCATGTCCCGGGGGAAGGCGATCGGAGTGCTGAACGTCAACCATTCCGAGCCGAACGCGTTCGACGCGGAATCGCTCGCAACCATGCGTGTGCTGGCTTCCTATATCGCAATTGCCATAGAAAACGCGAACCTGTTCAGATTCGTCAAGGCCCTTGCGGAGAAGGATTCACTGACGCTGCTTTACAACCACGGCGCGTTCCACGAGAAGCTCGGCATAGAACTGGAGAGAGCGGCCCGGTACGGGCGCCCTCTCTCGGTCCTCATGCTGGATCTGGACGATTTCAAGGGAGTCAACGACACTTATGGGCATATTCTGGGGGACCGCATCCTCCTTATGACCGCGGGTGTGCTTTGCGCGCACCTGCGAAAAAGCGATATCCCCTCGCGGTACGGCGGGGACGAGTTCGCCATTATCCTGCCCGAAACCGATCTCGGGGCGGCCTCTTCCATCGCGGCGCGCATCGCCGCGGGGATCTCGGAGGTCCGCATGGACACGGGGAAGGACGAGGAAATCTCCTTCACCGCCAGCATAGGTTACGCATCCTGCCTTCCGGACTCGCGGGACAGGGAAAACATCTTGAATGTCGCAGACCGGTTGATGTACGAATCGAAACGCAGGGGACGCGGAGGTGTGCTGGGCGAGCTGCTGTAACGGATCAATTCCGCAAACCGTTTGAAGGATTGGACAGGCAAGGCCGACTCTGCTATCAAGATGGGGAGGCAGCGTGGGGGTTTCGGCAGGGGGGTGGGTCGGGAGGTTCTTGATGAGCCGGTTGAAAAAGTTCAGCATCGTCTCCAGCGACGTTCCCACCACCGAAGAGCTGGAACTGCTGAAGGAGGCGCGGGAGCGGGCCGGACTGGTCATCCGGGCTCGTTGGGTCATACTCGCAACTCTCGCCCTGTACGGCCTCGTGGTTTTCATTTTCTTCCATCACGCATCGGCCGACGTGGCGAAGGTCACGCCGCTCCACCGCGCCGTCGCAATCGTCGCCTTCCTGGCAGCGGTCGCGTACAACGCCTGGTACCACTATTCGTATGGCTGGTTCGCCGGGATCCGATCGCTCAACTCCATCCAGCTCCTCTTCGACCTGCTCTTCATAACCGTCGTCGTCCATTTCAGCGGGGG is part of the Deltaproteobacteria bacterium genome and encodes:
- a CDS encoding RDD family protein, with product MTEASVPADWQTRSLALLINLILFITLFYGLGATYHFWGVFLSMIYIVFRDGIFSGQSIGKKVMGIRVVHMDGRSISFVDSSFRNVLFLIPYALPLALVVETAAMFRSPDRLRLGDRIAKTRVIRKEAVPALA
- a CDS encoding diguanylate cyclase — protein: MRIRWKAPFAGVVLGIVACTAAALGIYSGWGAAWGSFALPAVAGELLAAAGLFLFLDRRIFRPAERWGKQASAPEGTSFSSDAGLLAPLAAAVAVRGERTKAELEVEIRKREEKLRQIESLRRDLEETKVHLQAKIQDLRTIYEVSTAIAGTLDPDEIFRILPERVMGTLGLNDFAILMYDPDQRMLICRAGAEMSAGLAGEFRIPPGEGVSGRVFETGEPVYIPDVRSSPEFRYYNGARMDVRSFMCVPLMSRGKAIGVLNVNHSEPNAFDAESLATMRVLASYIAIAIENANLFRFVKALAEKDSLTLLYNHGAFHEKLGIELERAARYGRPLSVLMLDLDDFKGVNDTYGHILGDRILLMTAGVLCAHLRKSDIPSRYGGDEFAIILPETDLGAASSIAARIAAGISEVRMDTGKDEEISFTASIGYASCLPDSRDRENILNVADRLMYESKRRGRGGVLGELL